The following coding sequences are from one Triticum dicoccoides isolate Atlit2015 ecotype Zavitan chromosome 4A, WEW_v2.0, whole genome shotgun sequence window:
- the LOC119286645 gene encoding uncharacterized protein LOC119286645, translating to MPTASCLRPPLRSGRSAAAGLRFPPPAGLAIGSWRRRLAGVGVAAASASPFDELYARGRPIHGPSKKSTLWNLIQDIEPLDLSVIQKDVPLETVDAMKRTISGMLGLLPSDQFRVVVEALWSPFFKLLVSSIMTGYTLRNAECRLSFERNLELSEEDAECEKRDTTEDNLHDINLGRPVTIFRLSEDDMPQDSGKSDEESSGESMGEMLSNLTPQVEEQIIRLQSRLDAMKKELHDLKRKNSALQMQQFVGEEKNDLLDYLRSLTPEKVAELSESTCPGVQEAIQSVVHGLLATLSPKVHSKSPPPLENAGGALNRGGEDDDCAELVENTSLPFQPLISVPRDYLARLLFWCMLLGHYIRGLEYRLELAHLLRISSDVGSFPIDDNHFI from the exons ATGCCGACCGCCTCCTGCCTCCGCCCGCCTCTCCGCAGCGGCCGCTCCGCCGCGGCGGGCCTCAGGTTCCCTCCCCCGGCGGGGCTGGCGATTGGGAGCTGGCGGAGGAGGCTCGCCGGGGTCGGGGTGGCGGCCGCCTCCGCCTCGCCCTTCGACGAGCTCTACGCGCGGGGAAGGCCCATCCACGGCCCCTCCAAG AAATCTACCTTGTGGAATTTGATCCAAGACATAGAGCCTTTGGATCTTAGTGTCATTCAGAAAGATGTTCCTCTTGAAacggttgatgcaatgaagaggaccATCTCTGGCATGTTGGGTCTGCTTCCATCTGATCAGTTCCGTGTTGTTGTAGAAGCCCTTTGGAGTCCATTTTTCAAGTTATTGGTATCTTCAATCATGACTGG GTATACTCTACGTAATGCTGAATGCAGGCTCTCTTTTGAAAGGAACCTAGAACTTTCTGAAGAAGATGCTGAATGTGAGAAAAGAGACACGACTGAAGATAATCTTCATGATATCAATTTGGGTAGGCCTGTTACAATTTTCAGATTATCGGAAGATGACATGCCCCAGGACTCTGGAAAAAGTGACGAAGAATCATCTGGTGAGAGTATGGGGGAAATGTTAAGTAACTTAACACCCCAAGTGGAAGAGCAGATTATTCGGTTGCAATCTCGTTTGGATGCGATGAAAAAG GAGTTGCATGACCTGAAGAGGAAAAATTCTGCCCTTCAAATGCAACAGTTTGTTGGAGAAGAGAAAAATGATCTGCTAGACTATCTAAGATCCCTAACACCAGAGAAG GTTGCTGAACTCTCGGAATCCACCTGTCCCGGTGTGCAAGAGGCTATCCAGTCTGTTGTGCATGGTTTGCTTGCTACTCTTTCCCCCAAGGTACACTCAAAGTCTCCTCCGCCACTAGAGAATGCTGGGGGAGCCCTAAATCGTGGGGGTGAGGACGATGACTGTGCAGAGCTTGTCGAGAATACTTCCCTCCCGTTTCAGCCCCTAATATCTGTCCCACGTGATTATCTTGCACGTTTGCTATTCTG GTGCATGTTGCTGGGTCACTACATCCGGGGTCTGGAATACCGGTTAGAGCTGGCACACCTTCTCAGAATATCTAGCGACGTGGGGTCTTTCCCCATTGATGACAATCATTTTATTTGA